The following are from one region of the Pleurodeles waltl isolate 20211129_DDA chromosome 4_1, aPleWal1.hap1.20221129, whole genome shotgun sequence genome:
- the BHLHE41 gene encoding class E basic helix-loop-helix protein 41 → MDEGLHHLQQRQLLEPRDFIGVDFPSLYMCKPKRGMKRDESKETYKLPHRLIEKKRRDRINECIAQLKDLLPEHLKLTTLGHLEKAVVLELTLKHLKALTALTEQQHQKIIALTNGERGITSPVQSDLDAFHSGFQTCAKEVLQYLSRFENWSSREQRCAQLINHLHLSSSQFLSTHQLLAQQISVSKGVATPQDRNGPKLENQTNCVPVIQRTNNLDQNENDTDTDSGYGGEGEKSEGKTDVDGSSSKGPAVKNISIKQEPADDPPPKRLKTDCSSSAVIAADQAMRPDAALLSSLMGFGGAPFGQQPPFCLPFYFISPSAAAAYMPFLDKLNLDKYLYPSAATLPLLYPGIQAQAAAAAAAAAAVATFPCLSTVLTPDKGCSSSALLNQEVTSANAQAFLTGTASISEAGLAEDMEAPVQEVLQPAKEST, encoded by the exons cacctgcagcagcggcagctgctggaGCCCAGGGATTTCATTGG AGTTGACTTCCCTTCCTTGTACATGTGCAAGCCCAAGCGAGGGATGAAGCGCGATGAAAGCAAG GAAACGTACAAACTGCCCCATAGATTGATTGAAAAGAAAAGGCGCGATAGGATCAATGAATGTATTGCTCAGCTGAAAGATCTCTTACCTGAGCATTTGAAGTTGACG ACACTGGGGCATTTGGAAAAGGCTGTCGTTTTGGAGTTAACTTTGAAGCACTTGAAAGCGTTGACGGCTTTAACCGAGCAACAGCACCAGAAAATAATTGCCTTGACAAACG GTGAACGAGGTATTACTTCACCAGTGCAGTCTGACTTGGACGCCTTTCATTCTGGATTTCAGACGTGTGCCAAAGAGGTCCTGCAATACCTGTCCCGGTTTGAGAACTGGAGCTCCAGAGAACAGAGGTGTGCTCAGCTGATCAACCATTTGCACTTGTCTTCTTCCCAGTTCCTATCAACACACCAACTTCTAGCTCAACAGATCTCTGTCAGCAAAGGGGTAGCTACTCCACAAGATAGAAATGGCCCCAAGCTGGAGAATCAGACAAACTGTGTGCCAGTTATACAGAGAACAAACAATTTGGATCAAAATGAGAATGACACCGATACTGATAGTGGCTATGGAGGAGAGGGAGAAAAAAGTGAGGGGAAGACTGATGTTGATGGTAGCTCCAGCAAAGGTCCTGCAGTCAAAAATATTTCCATCAAACAGGAGCCTGCAGATGACCCCCCCCCTAAACGGTTGAAAACAGATTGCTCCAGCAGTGCAGTAATCGCTGCGGATCAGGCAATGAGGCCTGATGCAGCCCTGCTCAGCTCCTTGATGGGATTTGGAGGGGCACCATTTGGACAACAACCCCCCTTTTGCCTGCCCTTCTACTTCATCTCCCCATCAGCAGCGGCGGCCTACATGCCATTCCTGGACAAACTCAATCTGGACAAGTACCTGTATCCCTCCGCTGCCACCCTGCCGTTGCTGTATCCTGGAATACAAGCTCAGGCAGCGGCTGCCGCTGCAGCGGCCGCCGCTGTGGCTACCTTCCCCTGCTTGTCAACGGTGCTGACAccagacaagggttgctcctcctcagctcttctgaaccaggaagtgacgTCAGCCAACGCTCAAGCTTTCTTGACTGGGACAGCCTCAATCTCTGAGGCAGGGCTGGCAGAGGACATGGAGGCCCCTGTGCAAGAGGTCTtgcagcctgcaaaggaaagtacCTGA